In one Mycobacterium sp. NBC_00419 genomic region, the following are encoded:
- a CDS encoding 3-oxoacyl-ACP synthase III family protein yields the protein MTEPTVSLVDIATYLPEKRLPAAWYTQFSGDDDLRDNPMFRPPDFRHHAAEGESNVDMIEQAVKTLVERHGPHVLDDVDVLLTHSQLPDLPILGAGGELAHRLGISPDLIVDVHNGGCAAFVLMLKLARQLLTGGGGRTALIAVAQNAGGTIFEQEQVRVKAQASVPGDGAAVGLVTCADTSPVLDIECRYFGENATDMTLATDPPRQWWQAGTGEGYVGFNEGKIIKVLGRGNRQVPAVVRAVCERIGVKSGDLDMLVTNQPNRLLLRNWNEALGIDPEHHRDTFHECGNLFAVGIPVNFDAAIRDGQVKPGDIVMMAGFAHAGDFAAAAAVRWGGRPT from the coding sequence ATGACCGAACCCACCGTCAGCCTCGTCGACATCGCCACCTATCTGCCCGAAAAGCGGCTTCCCGCAGCGTGGTACACCCAATTCAGCGGCGACGACGACCTGCGCGACAACCCGATGTTCCGCCCGCCCGACTTCCGCCACCACGCCGCCGAGGGCGAATCCAACGTCGACATGATCGAGCAGGCGGTCAAGACCCTCGTCGAGCGCCACGGACCCCACGTCCTCGACGACGTCGACGTGCTGCTCACCCATTCCCAGCTGCCGGACCTGCCGATCCTGGGCGCCGGCGGCGAGCTCGCGCACCGGCTGGGCATCAGCCCGGACCTGATCGTCGACGTCCACAACGGCGGCTGCGCGGCATTTGTGTTGATGCTCAAGCTCGCCCGCCAACTGCTCACTGGCGGCGGCGGGCGTACCGCGCTGATCGCGGTGGCCCAGAACGCCGGCGGCACGATCTTCGAGCAGGAACAGGTGCGCGTGAAGGCGCAGGCGTCCGTACCCGGCGACGGGGCCGCGGTCGGTCTGGTCACGTGTGCGGACACCTCGCCGGTGCTCGACATCGAATGCCGCTACTTCGGCGAGAACGCCACCGACATGACGCTGGCCACCGACCCGCCGCGGCAGTGGTGGCAGGCCGGCACGGGGGAGGGCTACGTCGGATTCAACGAGGGCAAGATCATCAAGGTGCTCGGCCGCGGCAACCGGCAGGTGCCCGCGGTGGTGCGCGCGGTGTGCGAGCGCATCGGGGTGAAATCCGGCGACCTGGACATGCTCGTCACCAACCAGCCCAACCGGCTGCTGCTGCGTAACTGGAATGAGGCGCTCGGCATCGACCCCGAGCACCACCGCGACACGTTCCACGAGTGCGGCAACCTGTTCGCCGTCGGTATCCCGGTGAACTTCGATGCGGCGATCCGCGACGGGCAGGTCAAGCCCGGGGACATCGTGATGATGGCCGGCTTCGCCCATGCCGGGGACTTCGCGGCGGCAGCGGCGGTGCGGTGGGGCGGACGGCCGACGTGA
- a CDS encoding acyl carrier protein encodes MTLPSGQPATLAAVTQDIIDLVHAEIGAVDLSAESALQDAGLDSAHLLSLVFRIEARYDIDLDAQDGDDLGTIGDLAALVLRRIQERS; translated from the coding sequence GTGACGTTGCCCAGCGGGCAGCCGGCGACCCTGGCCGCCGTCACCCAGGACATCATCGACCTGGTCCACGCCGAGATCGGCGCGGTGGACCTCTCGGCGGAGTCCGCGCTGCAGGACGCCGGTCTGGATTCGGCGCACCTGCTGTCCCTGGTGTTCCGGATCGAAGCCCGCTACGACATCGACCTCGACGCGCAGGACGGCGACGATCTGGGCACCATCGGCGACCTGGCCGCCTTGGTGCTGCGCCGCATCCAGGAGCGCTCATGA